The proteins below come from a single Mustela nigripes isolate SB6536 chromosome 14, MUSNIG.SB6536, whole genome shotgun sequence genomic window:
- the FAM43B gene encoding protein FAM43B: protein MLPWRRNKFVLVEDEAKCKAKSLSPGLAYTSLLSSFLRSCPDLLPDWPLERLGRVFRSRRQKVELNKEDPTYTVWYLGNAVTLHAKGDGCTDDAVGKIWARCGPGGGTKMKLTLGPHGIRMQPCERGASGGSGGSGGSGGRRPAHAYLLPRITYCTADGRHPRVFAWVYRHQARHKAVVLRCHAVLLARAHKARALARLLRQTALAAFSDFKRLQRQSDARHVRQQHLRAGGAAASVPRAPLRWLLNAKCAYRPPPAERGRGAPRLSSIQEEDEEEDADAEERERPEVLSLARELRTCSLRGAPAQPPPAQPRRWKAGPRERAGQAR from the coding sequence ATGCTGCCCTGGAGACGCAACAAATTCGTGCTGGTGGAGGACGAGGCCAAGTGCAAGGCGAAGAGCCTGAGTCCGGGACTCGCCTACACGTCGCTCCTCTCCAGCTTCCTGCGCTCCTGCCCGGACCTGCTGCCCGACTGGCCGCTGGAGCGCCTGGGCCGCGTGTTCCGCAGCCGGCGCCAGAAAGTGGAGCTCAACAAGGAGGACCCGACCTACACCGTGTGGTACCTGGGCAACGCCGTCACCCTGCACGCCAAGGGCGACGGCTGCACCGACGACGCCGTGGGCAAGATCTGGGCGCGCTGCGGGCCGGGCGGGGGCACCAAGATGAAGCTGACGCTGGGGCCTCACGGCATCCGCATGCAGCCGTGCGAGCGCGGCGCCTCGGGAGGCTCGGGGGGCTCGGGGGGCTCGGGGGGCCGCCGGCCGGCGCACGCCTACCTGCTGCCGCGCATCACCTACTGCACCGCGGACGGGCGCCACCCGCGCGTCTTCGCCTGGGTCTACCGCCACCAGGCGCGCCACAAGGCCGTGGTGCTGCGCTGCCACGCCGTGCTGCTGGCGCGGGCGCACAAGGCGCGCGCCCTGGCCCGCCTGCTCCGCCAGACCGCGCTGGCGGCCTTCAGCGACTTCAAGCGCCTGCAGCGCCAGAGCGACGCGCGCCACGTGCGCCAGCAGCACCTCCGCGCGGGGGGCGCCGCCGCCTCGGTGCCCCGCGCCCCGCTGCGCTGGCTGCTCAACGCCAAGTGCGCCTACCGGCCGCCGCCCGCCGAGCGCGGCCGTGGGGCGCCGCGCCTCAGCAGCATccaggaggaggacgaggaggaggacgCAGACGCGGAGGAGCGCGAGCGGCCCGAGGTGCTCAGCCTGGCCCGGGAGCTGAGGACGTGCAGCCTGCGGGGCGCCCCGGCACAGCCGCCGCCCGCGCAGCCCCGACGCTGGAAGGCCGGGCCCAGGGAGCGGGCGGGCCAGGCGCGCTGA